A single window of Nicotiana sylvestris chromosome 3, ASM39365v2, whole genome shotgun sequence DNA harbors:
- the LOC138887613 gene encoding uncharacterized protein, producing MVEGSRQWHEKLPFAFLGYRTTVRTSVEKTPYLLVYGTEAVIPAKVEIPSLWIVTDAGIDDDEWVKTRLEKLSLIDEKRLATVCHGQLYQQRMARAYNKTVRPRKFEVGQLVWKHILPHQAKAKGKFAPNW from the coding sequence atggtggaaggttccaggcaatggcatgagaaactgCCTTTTGCATTTTTGGGTTATCgaactactgttcgtacttcagtagagaaaactccttatttgttagtatatggcacggaagcagtgatacccgcgaaagttgaaatcccatccctttgGATTGTTACTGacgccggaattgatgatgatgagtgggtcaaaacccgcctggagaaattgagtttgattgatgagaaaagattagcaacagtgtgtcatggccagttgtatcaacagagaatggcaagagcatataacaagacgGTGCGTCCACGAAAGTTTGAGGTGGGTCAGTTAGTATGGAAACatatccttcctcatcaggctaaagcaaaaggcaagttcgccccaaactggtag